A window of Deltaproteobacteria bacterium contains these coding sequences:
- a CDS encoding 2-isopropylmalate synthase, translating into MPADFVKIFDTTLRDGEQSPGYSMDINEKLTMAHQLARLGVDVIEAGFPIASPGDFESVRRIASEVEGPSICGLARAQTADIERCWEAVKPSRKPRIHVFIATSDIHLKYKLRKDREQVLKDAVQAIRLAKSFTEDVEFSAEDATRSDPTYLAEILSAVVEAGAMTLNIPDTVGYTIPSEYSKLIRYLKEHVQGADHVVLSAHCHNDLGLAVANSLAGIESGIRQVECTINGIGERAGNASLEEIVMALKVRQEKLGLTTRIQTEQLYPSSRLLAHITGIGVQPNKAIVGANAFAHESGIHQDGLLKSELTYSIMTPDQVGVTAHQYVLGKHSGRHAFREKLKALNYQLTDAQFEEVFKKMKELADKKKRVFDEDIEMIVMDLLGHGPERYILEDLKIQSGTRLTPKAVVTLKINGKKVRTESKGDGPVDAAFSAIKKLTKFKGNLQKFSINAITGGTDAQGEVTVALEYDGRTVRGVGSHTDIVVASVKAFLAALNRTESTTDRVHPQKGV; encoded by the coding sequence ATGCCGGCTGATTTTGTCAAAATATTTGATACGACCCTTCGAGATGGTGAACAATCCCCCGGTTACAGCATGGATATTAATGAAAAGCTGACGATGGCCCATCAGCTAGCGCGGCTCGGTGTCGATGTGATTGAGGCGGGATTTCCGATCGCCTCACCGGGGGATTTCGAGTCCGTTCGGAGGATCGCCTCTGAAGTAGAAGGGCCTTCAATTTGCGGACTGGCACGTGCCCAGACAGCAGATATCGAACGCTGTTGGGAGGCGGTGAAACCCTCAAGGAAACCACGAATCCATGTCTTCATTGCGACATCCGATATTCATCTCAAATACAAATTGAGAAAAGATCGGGAACAGGTTTTGAAGGATGCCGTTCAGGCGATAAGATTGGCGAAAAGCTTTACCGAGGATGTTGAGTTTTCGGCTGAGGATGCCACGCGCAGCGATCCCACTTACCTGGCAGAGATACTTTCGGCGGTCGTTGAGGCGGGGGCAATGACACTCAATATCCCGGACACGGTCGGCTACACGATTCCTTCCGAATATTCAAAACTGATTCGATATCTGAAGGAGCATGTGCAGGGAGCCGACCACGTTGTTTTGAGCGCCCATTGTCATAACGATTTGGGATTGGCGGTGGCAAATTCTCTGGCGGGAATCGAGAGTGGAATCAGACAGGTCGAGTGCACGATCAACGGGATCGGTGAACGGGCCGGCAATGCCTCTTTGGAAGAGATCGTGATGGCGCTCAAGGTTCGACAGGAGAAACTGGGTTTAACAACTCGAATTCAAACCGAACAGCTCTATCCCTCAAGCCGTCTTTTGGCCCATATTACCGGAATCGGGGTCCAGCCGAACAAGGCAATCGTCGGGGCGAACGCATTTGCCCACGAGTCGGGGATCCATCAGGATGGTCTTCTCAAGTCGGAGTTGACCTATTCGATCATGACACCGGATCAGGTGGGGGTGACGGCCCATCAATATGTTTTGGGGAAACATTCCGGTCGCCATGCCTTTCGCGAGAAATTGAAGGCGTTGAATTATCAACTGACTGACGCGCAGTTTGAAGAGGTGTTTAAGAAGATGAAGGAGTTGGCAGACAAGAAAAAACGGGTATTTGATGAGGATATCGAGATGATTGTCATGGATCTTTTGGGACATGGCCCGGAACGATACATCCTCGAGGATCTGAAGATCCAGAGTGGTACCAGACTGACTCCCAAGGCGGTTGTGACACTTAAAATCAACGGCAAAAAAGTACGCACCGAATCAAAAGGGGATGGTCCTGTCGATGCCGCCTTTTCAGCGATCAAGAAGTTGACGAAGTTCAAGGGGAACCTCCAAAAATTTTCAATCAATGCGATCACGGGGGGGACCGATGCCCAAGGGGAGGTGACTGTTGCGTTGGAGTACGACGGACGGACGGTGCGTGGCGTCGGTTCGCATACCGATATTGTCGTTGCCTCCGTGAAGGCATTTCTCGCGGCGCTCAATCGTACCGAATCAACGACCGATCGAGTTCATCCGCAAAAGGGGGTTTAA
- a CDS encoding type II toxin-antitoxin system VapC family toxin, producing MGKVMVIDTSALLAIVFHEEKGSSIQERLDQEEGLLLMSTVNLTEFLILIRSRLTVGYDQVYEKILTTGIRFIPPTVHHAEVAAKARLQYPLNLGDCFVYALAKDENEPILTLDPDFKKTDAVVIMP from the coding sequence GTGGGAAAAGTGATGGTTATTGATACCTCCGCACTCTTAGCCATTGTATTCCATGAGGAAAAGGGATCTTCCATCCAAGAGAGGCTAGACCAAGAAGAGGGTTTGCTCCTTATGAGCACGGTGAATCTCACGGAGTTTCTCATCCTGATACGGTCCCGATTGACTGTGGGTTACGATCAAGTTTATGAGAAAATTCTGACGACAGGTATTCGCTTTATCCCACCGACTGTGCACCATGCAGAAGTTGCCGCCAAGGCAAGGCTTCAATATCCGCTCAATCTCGGTGATTGCTTTGTCTACGCCTTGGCAAAAGATGAAAATGAGCCGATATTGACCTTGGATCCTGATTTTAAAAAAACAGATGCCGTTGTCATCATGCCCTGA
- a CDS encoding PIN domain-containing protein: MSELIVDTSVWIDFFSGKTLPELEQALKDGRVLLSPIVRAELLSGTMTTAKEKQLVDFLEDLNFHETTEAHWTAVGRARRLFREKGLRVSVPDAHVAQCALETNGLLYSFDTIFSKIAQIVPIRILK, encoded by the coding sequence GTGAGCGAACTCATCGTTGACACTTCTGTCTGGATCGATTTTTTTTCTGGAAAAACACTCCCAGAGCTGGAACAGGCGCTAAAAGACGGCCGCGTGCTGCTTTCCCCGATTGTGCGCGCCGAGCTGTTGAGTGGGACGATGACCACAGCTAAAGAAAAACAACTCGTCGATTTTCTGGAAGACCTCAATTTTCATGAAACTACAGAGGCTCATTGGACGGCGGTCGGCCGGGCACGCCGATTATTTCGTGAAAAAGGGTTAAGGGTAAGTGTTCCGGATGCCCATGTGGCTCAGTGTGCTCTGGAGACGAATGGCCTCCTCTATTCTTTCGACACTATTTTTTCTAAAATTGCGCAGATCGTTCCCATCAGGATTTTGAAGTAA
- the leuB gene encoding 3-isopropylmalate dehydrogenase produces the protein MQKEIKILVLPGDGIGPEVTEVAVQVLRKVGGNCGIPLKFETSLVGGVAIDRVGSPLPPPVLEKAKKADAVLLGAVGGPKWDNLPHAKRPEQALLRLRSGLTLFANLRPAKVFKPLIDASSLKPEVVDGIDLLIVRELTGGIYFGKPRGLVKEKGKRSGFNTEIYDEKEIERIGRIAFEAASKRTKKVTSVDKANILESSILWREVMTEVGKDYSGVKLDHMYVDNCAMQLVRNPRHFDVIVTSNLFGDILSDEAAMLTGSIGMLPSASLGEVKNSLGYPRGMYEPIHGTAPDIAGKGLANPLATILSCAMLLRYSVGAEEGARKIEEAVEKVLSHGFRTADIAKKGEKVVSTGEIGEAVLERL, from the coding sequence ATTCAAAAAGAAATAAAAATTTTAGTTCTTCCCGGTGACGGGATTGGGCCCGAGGTGACTGAGGTCGCCGTTCAGGTGCTCAGAAAGGTTGGGGGGAACTGCGGCATCCCGCTCAAATTTGAGACGAGCTTGGTCGGAGGGGTGGCGATTGATCGTGTCGGATCTCCCTTGCCTCCTCCTGTCTTGGAAAAAGCGAAAAAGGCCGATGCGGTCCTTTTAGGGGCGGTTGGAGGGCCGAAATGGGACAACCTCCCTCATGCCAAACGTCCCGAGCAGGCCCTCTTGCGGCTTCGTTCAGGGTTGACACTTTTTGCAAATTTAAGACCTGCTAAAGTCTTTAAGCCATTGATCGATGCCTCGTCATTGAAGCCGGAGGTGGTGGATGGTATTGATCTGCTAATTGTTCGGGAATTGACTGGGGGGATCTATTTTGGGAAGCCACGTGGTCTCGTCAAAGAGAAGGGGAAGCGGAGTGGATTCAATACAGAGATTTACGATGAGAAAGAAATCGAAAGAATCGGACGCATCGCCTTCGAGGCGGCGTCAAAAAGAACGAAAAAGGTGACCTCTGTTGACAAGGCAAACATCCTCGAGAGCTCCATTCTCTGGAGAGAGGTAATGACAGAGGTTGGAAAGGACTATTCGGGGGTGAAGCTGGATCATATGTATGTGGACAATTGCGCGATGCAGCTGGTTCGAAATCCGAGGCATTTTGATGTCATTGTTACCTCCAATCTTTTTGGTGATATCCTTTCCGATGAAGCGGCGATGTTGACCGGTTCGATCGGGATGCTCCCTTCGGCCTCGTTGGGTGAGGTAAAAAATTCGTTGGGCTATCCTCGTGGTATGTATGAGCCGATTCACGGGACGGCACCGGATATAGCAGGGAAGGGGCTTGCGAATCCGCTCGCGACTATTCTATCGTGCGCGATGTTGCTTCGTTATTCGGTGGGGGCAGAAGAAGGGGCGCGGAAGATCGAAGAGGCGGTTGAAAAAGTACTGTCACATGGCTTCAGAACGGCGGATATTGCCAAAAAAGGGGAAAAGGTTGTCTCAACGGGTGAGATAGGCGAGGCGGTATTGGAGCGGTTATGA
- a CDS encoding aspartate-semialdehyde dehydrogenase yields the protein MTRKTKYHVGVVGATGAVGREMLSILDQRKFPIESVRAYASEKSVGQRLEFGKKKVAVELLTEKSFTGIDIALFSAGGSISQRFAPIAAESGAVVIDNSSAFRMEPDIPLVVPEVNPQAIEKFKNRRIIANPNCSTIQLVVALKPIHDLARIKRVVVSTYQSTAGAGQKAMNELSEQVTALFNQKEIKKKVFPHQIAFNCIPHIDVFLDNGYTKEEMKVILETQKIMGDSSIQVTVTAVRVPVFCAHSESVNIETEKKLSAEDVRQILRKAPGVVVKDNPVKNEYPLAIEATGRDEVFVGRIREDESIPNGINLWIVADNLRKGAALNAVQIAEILANKYL from the coding sequence ATGACTCGAAAGACAAAATATCATGTTGGCGTTGTTGGGGCGACCGGTGCCGTTGGGCGGGAAATGCTCTCGATCCTCGATCAAAGAAAATTTCCCATAGAATCTGTCCGAGCCTATGCCTCGGAGAAAAGTGTTGGGCAGAGGCTTGAGTTTGGGAAGAAGAAGGTTGCTGTAGAGCTCCTGACCGAAAAATCGTTTACGGGGATTGACATCGCCCTCTTTTCAGCAGGGGGGAGTATCAGTCAGCGATTCGCGCCGATTGCCGCGGAATCAGGGGCGGTGGTGATTGACAATTCGAGTGCCTTTCGTATGGAGCCGGACATCCCGCTCGTCGTCCCTGAGGTGAATCCTCAAGCGATTGAAAAATTTAAAAACCGCCGGATTATTGCGAATCCAAATTGCTCGACCATTCAGCTCGTTGTTGCCCTAAAACCGATTCATGATCTTGCTCGAATTAAACGGGTTGTCGTATCGACTTATCAATCAACTGCCGGGGCAGGGCAAAAGGCAATGAACGAGTTATCGGAACAGGTCACTGCCCTTTTTAATCAAAAGGAGATCAAGAAAAAGGTCTTTCCCCATCAGATCGCCTTCAATTGCATCCCGCATATCGATGTCTTTTTGGACAATGGATATACAAAGGAAGAGATGAAGGTGATCCTGGAGACCCAGAAGATCATGGGGGATTCGTCAATTCAGGTGACGGTGACGGCGGTTCGGGTCCCGGTCTTTTGTGCCCATTCGGAGTCGGTGAATATCGAGACGGAGAAGAAATTATCGGCTGAGGATGTCCGTCAGATTCTCCGAAAGGCGCCGGGAGTCGTCGTCAAGGATAACCCTGTAAAGAACGAATATCCGCTCGCGATCGAGGCGACAGGGCGTGATGAGGTCTTCGTCGGTCGGATTCGTGAGGATGAGTCGATACCGAACGGGATTAACCTCTGGATTGTTGCGGATAACCTGCGTAAGGGGGCGGCCCTGAACGCCGTCCAGATCGCTGAGATCCTGGCTAATAAATATCTTTAA
- a CDS encoding tetratricopeptide repeat protein, translating to MWFKILFLLLLFCVPLWGEEGEGSLKDLNQKVQVELESSHRLAGEGKIDEAIKKLQDLLKEAPSQSYLIRIQYDLANLLFLQGRYPEARAAYYKVIMLNEDQKQMVARAQERIEKMKEREARKGDQVAIRLIDIETTLDAGQFPPAGTIDFLKEIESQPTHLSFEKAHLLRARIVDMENKKALEILNEARQLFDQKKDYGKILALLETIVQEFPNTDEMPSVQILMEETRKRLSRRQH from the coding sequence ATGTGGTTCAAAATCCTCTTTCTCCTGCTCCTTTTTTGTGTCCCCCTATGGGGGGAAGAGGGTGAGGGGTCGCTTAAAGATCTGAATCAAAAGGTTCAGGTGGAGCTTGAATCAAGTCACCGTTTGGCGGGGGAGGGAAAGATCGATGAGGCGATTAAAAAGTTGCAGGACCTTCTCAAAGAGGCCCCAAGTCAATCGTATCTGATTCGGATTCAATACGATCTTGCCAACCTGCTTTTTCTCCAAGGACGTTACCCGGAGGCACGGGCCGCCTATTACAAGGTCATCATGCTGAATGAGGATCAAAAACAGATGGTGGCTCGTGCCCAAGAGAGAATTGAAAAGATGAAGGAAAGGGAGGCCCGCAAGGGAGATCAGGTGGCGATTCGCCTTATCGATATTGAAACGACTTTGGATGCAGGGCAGTTCCCTCCTGCCGGGACGATCGACTTTTTGAAGGAAATTGAATCCCAACCGACTCATCTGTCTTTTGAAAAGGCCCATCTTCTTCGGGCGAGAATTGTTGATATGGAAAACAAAAAGGCGCTGGAAATTCTAAATGAGGCACGACAGCTTTTTGACCAAAAAAAGGATTATGGAAAGATTCTCGCTCTTCTCGAGACGATCGTACAGGAATTCCCCAATACGGATGAGATGCCCTCAGTTCAGATTCTTATGGAAGAAACGCGCAAACGACTCAGCCGACGTCAGCACTAG
- a CDS encoding adenosylhomocysteinase, whose product MACDIKDKNLAEQGVLRMEWAAQSMPVLQQIQKRFEKEKPLKGLKIAACLHVTTETANLMLALKSGGAHVALCASNPLSTQDDVAAALAIRHDMPVFAIKGEDNKTYYEHIEAVLNTQPVMTMDDGADLVTTLHQKRKNQLSQILGGTEETTTGVIRLKSMEANKVLAYPIIAVNEAQTKYLFDNRYGTGQSTVDGIIRATNRLFAGSNFVVCGYGWCGRGLAQRARGMGAKVIVTEIDPLKALEAVMDGYSVMSMAEAAPLGDFFCTVTGNKSVLRREHYEKMKDGAIIANSGHFNVEIDIPSLESLAVSKRTLRDFLVEYKLSDGRRINLLAEGRLVNLSSAEGHPSSVMDMSFANQSLSAEFLVKNAKTLQKRVYDVPQEIDREIARLKLKGMGVSIDTLTTEQEKYLSSWSEGT is encoded by the coding sequence ATGGCCTGCGACATTAAGGATAAAAATCTGGCTGAACAAGGAGTCCTCCGTATGGAATGGGCAGCTCAAAGCATGCCTGTTCTTCAGCAGATCCAAAAACGGTTTGAAAAAGAAAAACCGTTGAAGGGGTTGAAGATTGCTGCCTGTCTTCATGTCACCACAGAGACAGCCAATCTCATGCTGGCGCTCAAGTCGGGTGGCGCTCATGTTGCGCTCTGCGCCTCAAACCCCTTGTCAACCCAGGATGATGTCGCCGCTGCCCTAGCCATCAGACATGATATGCCTGTGTTCGCAATCAAAGGCGAAGATAACAAAACCTACTACGAACATATTGAAGCGGTCTTGAACACCCAACCTGTCATGACGATGGATGATGGAGCCGATCTTGTTACAACACTCCATCAAAAACGTAAAAACCAGTTGAGCCAGATTCTTGGTGGAACCGAAGAGACAACAACTGGGGTTATCCGACTCAAGAGCATGGAGGCGAATAAAGTGCTCGCCTATCCTATTATCGCCGTGAATGAGGCCCAGACCAAATATCTCTTCGACAACCGTTATGGCACCGGCCAGAGCACGGTGGATGGGATCATCCGGGCCACTAACCGCCTCTTCGCAGGAAGTAACTTTGTTGTCTGTGGTTATGGATGGTGTGGTCGAGGCCTGGCTCAACGGGCTCGCGGCATGGGAGCCAAGGTTATCGTGACTGAAATCGATCCGTTGAAGGCCCTCGAAGCGGTCATGGATGGTTATTCAGTCATGAGCATGGCCGAGGCAGCCCCATTGGGGGATTTCTTCTGCACGGTAACAGGCAACAAGTCCGTCCTCCGCAGAGAGCACTATGAGAAAATGAAAGATGGGGCGATTATCGCGAACTCCGGCCATTTCAACGTTGAAATTGATATTCCGTCTTTGGAGTCTCTCGCCGTTTCGAAACGGACGCTCCGTGATTTCCTTGTCGAATACAAACTCTCTGATGGCCGTCGAATTAATCTCCTGGCCGAGGGACGGCTTGTGAATCTCTCCTCCGCAGAAGGTCATCCCTCAAGCGTGATGGATATGAGCTTTGCCAATCAATCACTCTCAGCCGAGTTTTTGGTCAAAAATGCAAAAACCTTACAGAAAAGGGTTTACGACGTCCCTCAAGAAATCGATCGGGAGATTGCCCGCCTGAAGCTCAAAGGAATGGGGGTTTCCATTGATACCTTGACCACCGAGCAAGAAAAATATCTCTCCTCGTGGAGTGAAGGGACCTAG